In Gossypium hirsutum isolate 1008001.06 chromosome D01, Gossypium_hirsutum_v2.1, whole genome shotgun sequence, the genomic window TAAACAGACCTGAAAACAGAAAAATTATAGGTGTAAAGTGGGTCTATAGAATTAAGAACAATGCAGATGGCTCTCTTAATAGACATAAGGCCAGACTGGTTGTTAAAGGTTATAGTCAGCAGCAAGGGGTTGATTTTTCTGAAACCTTTGCACCTGTTGCAAGGTTGGATACTATCAGATTGCTGCTAGCTTTGGCAGCTCAAAAGCATTTGAAAGTGCATCATCTGTATGTTAAGTCAGCCTTTCTAAATGGCTTTCTTAATGAAGAAATATTCATTGAGCAACCTGAGGGTTTTAAGGTCACTGGTGAAGAACAGAAGGTCTACAAGCTGaaaaaggctttgtatggtctaaaacaggctccaagggcctggtatgagaGGATTGATGGCTACTTAGCAAGGCTCGGGTTCACAAAGAGTATCAGTGAGCCTACACTCTATGTTAAGAAGGATCAGGAGGAAACCTTGTTAATTGTttccttgtatgttgatgatctgtTGGTTATTGGCTGCAAAGATGAACTTATTGAAGACTTCAAGAAACAGATGCAACATGTCTTTGAGATGACTGACCTTGGTCTGATGACCTACTTTCTTGGCATGGAGATAAAACAAGGAAGTGATGGCATTTTCATAAGTCAGCAAACATTTGCTTCCAAGGTGCttgaaaaattttgcatgttGAAATGCAAATCAGTCACTACACCAGTTGCATTGGGAGAAAAATTGTCAAGTGCCAGTGAACATGATCGAGTAGATGAGAAGGCATATAGAAGCTTAATTGGTTGTTTGCTTTATTTAACAGCAACTAGACCAGACATTGTCTATGCTGTTAGTCTACTTTCAAGGTTTATGCACTGCAGTAATGTGGCACATCTGAAGGCAGCAAAAAGAGTGTTAAGGTATGTCAAAGGAACCATCGATACTGGTGTGAAGTTTTGGAGGGCAAAGGAGCTGAAACTCGTAGGCTATTCTGATAGCAATTGGGCAGGGTCAGTTGATGACATGAGGAGCACTTCAGGTTATTTTTTCACCTTAGGCTCGAGTGTTTTCAGCTGGAGTTcgaagaagcaacaaactgttgcacAATCTACAGCAGAGGCTGAGTATATCTCAGCTGCAACAGCTGtgaaccaagccatttggcttaggaagattttggatgatttgaatgaAAGTCAAGTTCAGCCTACTGAGATTAGAGTGGATAATCAATCAGCTGTGGCCATAGCCAAGAATCCAGTCTTCCATGGTAAGACTAAACACTTCAAAATCAAATTCCATTTTGTTAGAGAAGCTGAGCAATCTAGGGAGGTTAGCTTAGTTCATTGCAGCTCAGAAATTCAGCTAGCTGACATTTTAACTAAACCATTGGGAGCCAACCGATTTAATGCTTTGAAGGAAAGGATTGGTGTTTGTTGCATACagaccaaggaggagtgttgaagccgTGGCCTGCATTGCAACAAAGAACCAACAGCAACAAATTGGTCAAAAGACCAGCAGCAGCAAATTGTACAATTTTAGCTGCTATACTGTTTTGTAGCAAAGAAATGGAGTTGGTtcagttataaaattattttttgaatatttgttcCTATGGAACTTAGCCTAAATCTTTGTAATGAGTTAGCTAAGTTAGTAGGAAAGATTGACTGATGTAATAGCTGGTATGCCAGCTTTCTTTTGTATACAAGTTGCTATATTTTTAGTAAGTATTAAGTAAGAGCAGTTAAATTAGTAGGTAACTGTCAAATACTTTTGTAACCAtcatatattcaaaatttgaatgaaattatgatgACTTTTCAGTTACAAATTTTCTTGCtgagttcttttcttttgttttttttctttcattcgtTTTTGCTTTCTTTGCTACTGCCATTTATCCAACACCTATCTAGACCTTTCTAACAATAGAATTCATGTCCTCGAGGAAGATATGTTTCTAAAGCTCAAAAGCCTTAAAACTTTGGATCTACACAATAGTCCGCTGTCTGTGAGTGACAATAGCAACCTGAGTGTTGTGTTACCCCATCTTGATACGTTGTGGTTGTCTTCTTGTAATATAACTGAGTTTTCAAATTTCTTGACAATGCAAGAGAGTTTGACTTATTTAGATATTTCAAACAACAGCATTCAAggtcaaattacccaaaaagaAAACAATTGGAAAAGCTACTTACAATATCTTGATCTTTCTAACAATTTTTTGACAGCTTTAAAATATTATCCATGGAAGAATATAAGATTTCTTAAGCTTGGGTCCAACCTGCTAGAAGGGCCACTTCTAGTACCACCAATTTCAACGACTGTTTTCTCAATTTCAAAGAACAGATTGAATGGAGAAATTCCATCTTCGATATGCAATTTGGTTGATTCGGAGTTCGGTGTACTTCTAGACTTGGCCCATAACAACTTGAGTGGAGCAATCCCAAAATGTCTGGGCTTGagaaatattttcattttggaTTTACAGATGAATAGGTTTCATGGGAACATCCCTGGTTTTTGTGTTGAGGAAAACCACAGGTTACAAACACTTAACCTCAACAACAATGATTTTGATGGGTCATTACCTAAATCCTTGGCGAATTGTGTTGATCTAGAAGTGCTGAATCTTGGAAACAACAAGATAAATGACATATTTCCCCACTGGTTAGGAAATCTTCCTCGGCTACAAGTTCTTGCGTTGCGCTCCAACTATTTCCATGGTCAAATAACACATTTTGAAAATGAGTCGCATTTCTCGACTTTGCGAATCTTAGACCTCTCGCATAATAAGTTCTCTGGTTTAATGCCAACAACATACTTCACAAGTTTCCAAGGTATGATGAGTTTGGCTGATGTTCAAATGGGATATATAGGAGCTGAAGATACTTATTACCGCGTTTCCGTGGCTGTCACAATGAAAGGTGTGGACATTGAGCTTGAGAAAATTCCAACTGTTTTTGCAGCCATCGATATGTCAAGCAACAAATTCGAAGGAACAATTCCAGAAACAGTTGGAAACCTTATTTCTCTCTAGGTGCTCAACTTTTCTCACAACCACTTAACCGGTCATATTCCTTCCTCATTGGGGAATTTGGTAGCACTTGAGTCGCTAGATCTTTCTTGCAACGAGCTTGTTGGGGAGATTCCTTCGGAGTTGACTGGTTTGAATTTTCTTGAAGTGTTAAACCTGTCAGAGAACCAGCTCGTTGGGCTCATACCTCAGGGAAAACAATTCAACACCTTTCTCAACGATTCCTACGCTGGAAATATAGGACTGTGTGGGTTTCCCGTTTCAAAAAGCTGCGGCCGTAGTGAACCACCACCAGCAATTTTTGATGAAGAGGAAGTTGATTCTGCATTTGGATTGGATTGGAAATTTGTAATGATGGGTTATGGATGTGGAATGGCTTTTTCAGCTGGCTACATCATGATGACAATTCGTAAACCAAAATGGCTTGTTGGGATGGTTCAACGAGTCGGCAACAAAATTCTGAAGAGATTCAAGAAATATCGTTGAGGAAGACGGAATTTGTGAAGACAGATGTTTGCTCATCAGTGGCTGCTTGAACACCTTTTATTAGGAGTTtctcttattttaattttaagatgtaAAATAAGTTACCggaaaataaatctaaaagatacaatgaaatttaataattatctatATTTTGTACTAATGAAAATAGTTGATTAAGCATTAAGCGGAACATAACAATTATATtaacttttataacaaatttcttcagtaatttttttataaaacaagctAATAATATAAGAATAGAAAGAAATTTTGTTTCTATATGTTTGGGTGTCATAAAAATAGATAGTGATATATTTATCAATAAACATAATTAATCAATGgatatctttttaaataattataattatttgttaaTAATCAAATGACATTATCTTTGAATTAAAGAGACATAATACATTATTATGAATAATGGcaacttttaattaataacttttcatttataACTATTAAAAcgctatatattttaaaattaatttaacatatatgacaaaatttataattaaatagtaAATGGGAAATTCTTACGGTTCCATGGTCTGTCTCTCAGCTAGTTTCTATCATTTCCTCAATCCAATCAAAGGAaccataattttcttttaatttggatcactttgatttgaaattttaatagcGGAATTTTATCATAGGCAAATTTAATGTCTAGATTTTTCCCAAATTATTATGCCTTAAGTCTCTAGCTCTTTTcgaaattacttttttttttgagaaaattgaGTTGGTATAAGGtttgatatttaaaattatttgttgaaaAAAAGGGGTAAATTTAGCCGCGAATTTAAATGAAGGCAAAGAGGTTCCAAGGTGAAAAAGATGAAACAGAACAAATGCTTGCAGGCATAAATTAGTGTTACAAATCAAgtaattatgttatttatttgcagaAGAAAGAGATAGAGGGTCCAATTGCCCCACTCaacctttttcatcttcatctttCCTCCAATAAGTTGAGTGAAATGGACAAAACTATCAAAACTTACTACCTTCTTAATAAATtcaattttgatttattcttgctccagaaaacaaaaaattaaataataagctCAGCAAACGCTGAATTAagtttgaaaattaattatttaactgctaaaattcaaatcaattcatttattatatgattattttcACTCATTTAAACTTTATCTCTTTTAACTATGGTTTGGTGTTGCAACCATGCCTTTCTCCTACATCTTTTTAATAACTAGTCATTGAGGATATGTTTGTTTTAGCTTCCTCTTATTGTTAGTCGTCGGGGTGTTTGGTAATCAGAGTTTTGGGACTTTTTTAGTTGATTTGGGCACAAATGGATGATTGAATAGTCAAACTCTCTAATTGTAATGTTTAGTGAATAAAGGTTTGTAAGAGCTTGCTGAGTTAAAACCTCCAAAACAAAAAATGCAAAGATGGGCAACGTTTTTCACAACTAATAATTGGGAATGAGATATGTGTGGAATAACACATCTGACCATACTTACTCAAAAATTACTCCCTTTTGCCACATGCTCTCAAATCTAATAGGGGTGCCAAGATATCTAATACCCTCCATTCTCCCATTTTTACTTTCATGTCCAAAGTCCAAAATAAAtctcaaaaaagaaaataaacttcaCCATGAATCTAAAAAAATCAACTATGGAGATTCATTTGCAAGATTCATTTTCTATGCTTTTACATAACTACATCAGATTAAAGTATAGTTTTTGACCCAATATTTAGGGTCATAAATGTAGATCTAAATTTTATTCTTCCCAATGCATTTTCACTCAATACTAATGAAATGAAAAAAGTTCAAATCtcaataaatattcaaaattcatcTTAGATCGGTTTAGTTCAATTATGAcaacattttcattttctataaaaagaagatagaaatcatttattttaatttt contains:
- the LOC107934662 gene encoding receptor-like protein 6, producing MFLKLKSLKTLDLHNSPLSVSDNSNLSVVLPHLDTLWLSSCNITEFSNFLTMQESLTYLDISNNSIQGQITQKENNWKSYLQYLDLSNNFLTALKYYPWKNIRFLKLGSNLLEGPLLVPPISTTVFSISKNRLNGEIPSSICNLVDSEFGVLLDLAHNNLSGAIPKCLGLRNIFILDLQMNRFHGNIPGFCVEENHRLQTLNLNNNDFDGSLPKSLANCVDLEVLNLGNNKINDIFPHWLGNLPRLQVLALRSNYFHGQITHFENESHFSTLRILDLSHNKFSGLMPTTYFTSFQGMMSLADVQMGYIGAEDTYYRVSVAVTMKGVDIELEKIPTVLNFSHNHLTGHIPSSLGNLVALESLDLSCNELVGEIPSELTGLNFLEVLNLSENQLVGLIPQGKQFNTFLNDSYAGNIGLCGFPVSKSCGRSEPPPAIFDEEEVDSAFGLDWKFVMMGYGCGMAFSAGYIMMTIRKPKWLVGMVQRVGNKILKRFKKYR